A portion of the Betta splendens chromosome 2, fBetSpl5.4, whole genome shotgun sequence genome contains these proteins:
- the cpb2 gene encoding carboxypeptidase B2, translated as MKTLLILFVVIFSNRGHCTESQDQVLSIVPKTQEQVDIVKNVSTRYETVLWQPVSPHYIKEESQVHLFVTANSSKTVKDLLQKHSITHKVSLANVNELIEMQTRINSTDPRASSTFYHKYHRLEEIYDWINRTSQDNPSVVKVILIGSSFEKRPLYVLKLSLNNMPNKKAMWIDCGIHAREWISPAFCLWFVRYSLSYYQQHQDITNILNSMDVYVLPVMNPDGYHYTWTKNRMWRKNRSISDTSSCVGVDLNRNFDANWCTQGASPEPCSEIYCGAFPESEPESQAVADFLRSHKDSVQLYFSIHSYSQLLLFPYSCYLDEIENHRELSEMAKEAAEKIQKNYKNTYKHGAGAKAIYLAPGGSDDWAYIHGIKYSFTFELQDRGQYGFLLPPFLISKACNEALTAVKSIALRVVEKTQEERNSPSVS; from the exons ATGAAGACTCTTctgattttgtttgttgtcattttttccAACAGGGGACACTGCACAGAATCACA GGACCAAGTGCTATCAATCGTGCCAAAAACACAAGAGCAAGTAGACATTGTGAAGAATGTATCTACTAGATATGAG ACAGTATTGTGGCAGCCTGTTTCACCTCACTACATCAAAGAAGAAAGCCAAGTCCATTTGTTTGTTACAGCAAACAGTTCAAAGACTGTCAAGgatctgctgcagaaacactctATAACTCATAA GGTTTCGCTTGCTAACGTTAATGAGTTGATTGAAATGCAGACGAGGATAAACAGCACAGACCCAAGAGCCAGCTCGACTTTCTATCACAAATATCATAGGCTGGAGGAG ATCTACGACTGGATAAACAGGACCTCACAGGACAACCCCAGCGTGGTCAAAGTCATTCTCATTGGCTCCTCGTTCGAAAAGCGACCACTCTATGTTCTAAAG CTGTCTCTAAATAATATGCCAAATAAGAAAGCCATGTGGATCGACTGTGGGATACATGCCAGAGAGTGGATCTCTCCTGCGTTCTGCCTATGGTTTGTGCGTTAT TCGCTGTCATATTACCAACAACACCAGGACATTACTAACATCCTAAACAGCATGGATGTGTACGTCCTGCCTGTCATGAACCCAGATGGATACCACTACACATGGACAAAA AACAGGATGTGGAGAAAGAATCGGTCCATCAGCGACACCAGCTCCTGCGTCGGAGTCGACCTCAATAGAAACTTTGATGCCAACTGGTGCA CGCAAGGAGCGTCACCCGAGCCCTGCTCCGAGATCTACTGCGGCGCCTTCCCTGAGTCAGAACCAGAGTCGCAGGCTGTGGCTGACTTCCTGCGCAGTCACAAGGATTCCGTTCAGCTCTACTTCAGCATCCACTCGTATTCTCAGTTGCTGCTCTTCCCGTATTCCTGCTACCTAGATGAAATAGAAAACCACAGAGAGCTG TCTGAGATGGCCAAAGAAGCTGctgagaaaatacaaaaaaattataaaaacacCTACAAACATGGTGCTGGGGCCAAAGCGATAT ACCTGGCTCCTGGTGGTTCTGATGATTGGGCGTACATCCATGGCATCAAATACTCGTTCACGTTTGAGCTTCAGGACCGTGGCCAGTACGGCTTCCTTCTGCCTCCGTTTCTGATTTCCAAAGCCTGCAATGAGGCTCTGACTGCTGTAAAGTCTATTGCTCTCAGGGTTGTGGAGAAAACACAAGAGGAGAGAAATTCACCTTCAGTCTCCTaa
- the alg11 gene encoding GDP-Man:Man(3)GlcNAc(2)-PP-Dol alpha-1,2-mannosyltransferase, with protein sequence MSGHDELVYYLCELTRLLWKLLLPLLFLCLLLLAVLLLLVLAVRFWLQSNRSARWARDGRPAVAFFHPYCNAGGGGERVLWCAIRALQNRYADVNFVVYTGDLGVTGQQILDGARRRFNIVLPRPVQFVFLSHRLLVEPGLFPHFTLLGQSVGSVFLGWEALTEFVPDLYIDSMGYAFTLPLFRFLGGCSVGSYVHYPTISTDMLSVVRERNPRFNNPDYVSNSLFLSACKVVYYCMFALLYGMAGSCSDLIMVNSSWTLDHILSLWRAPNRTTVVYPPCDVSAFLDIPLVEDGDRKCHSIVSIGQFRPEKDHRLQIRAFKRLLEQRNRETVRLVLIGGCRNQDDEERVLMLRGLCHELGISDRVEFKLNISFVELKKELGDATIGLHTMWNEHFGIGVVECMAAGKIILAHKSGGPKLDIVVPFEGGQTGFLADDEYSYAEAMERILALSSTSRLQIRRIARQSVVRFSDEEFEACFLAAMEPLMGTLER encoded by the exons ATGTCAGGCCACGACGAGCTGGTCTATTATTTGTGTGAATTAACGAG ATTGctgtggaagctgctgctgcccctgctgtttctgtgtttgctgctgctcgccgtcctgctcctgctggtgCTCGCGGTGCGTTTCTGGCTGCAGAGCAACAGGAGCGCGCGCTGGGCGAGAGACGGCCGCCCGGCGGTGGCCTTCTTCCACCCGTACTGCAATGCtggtggagggggagagagggtgCTCTGGTGTGCTATCAGGGCACTGCAGAACAG GTATGCGGATGTCAACTTCGTGGTGTACACGGGGGACCTGGGTGTGACGGGACAGCAGATTCTGGATGGAGCACGCCGGCGTTTCAACATCGTGCTGCCTCGGCCGGTTCAGTTCGTGTTCCTGAGCCACCGGCTGCTTGTGGAGCCCGGCCTGTTTCCTCACTTCACTCTGCTTGGACAGAGCGTGGGCTCCGTCTTCCTGGGATGGGAGGCGCTGACCGAGTTTGTCCCGGATCTCTACATCGATTCCATGGGCTACGCCTTCACTCTGCCACTATTCCGATTCCTGGGGGGCTGTAGCGTGGGGAGTTATGTTCACTACCCCACCATCAGCACTGACATGCTGTCTGTGGTGAGAGAGAGGAACCCCAG GTTCAACAACCCAGACTACGTCTCCAACAGCTTGTTCCTGAGTGCCTGCAAGGTGGTCTACTACTGCATGTTCGCTCTGCTCTACGGCATGGCGGGCTCCTGCAGTGACCTCATCATGGTCAACTCCTCCTGGACCCTCGATCATATCCTGTCGCTGTGGCGTGCCCCCAACCGCACTACCGTGGTCTACCCTCCCTGCGACGTCAGTGCCTTCCTGGACATCCCGCTGGTTGAGGACGGGGACAGAAAGTGCCACTCCATTGTTTCTATCGGGCAGTTCAGGCCCGAGAAGGACCACCGGCTGCAGATCAGAGCTTTCaagaggctgctggagcagaggaacaggGAGACAGTGAGGCTGGTTCTGATTGGCGGATGCAGGAACCAGGATGATGAGGAGCGGGTGCTAATGCTGAGGGGGCTGTGCCATGAGCTGGGCATATCTGATAGGGTGGAGTTTAAGCTCAACATATCCTTTGTGGAGCTGAAGAAAGAGTTGGGGGATGCCACCATCGGACTGCATACCATGTGGAACGAACATTTTGGAATAG GCGTTGTGGAGTGCATGGCAGCAGGGAAGATCATCCTAGCCCACAAGTCTGGTGGGCCCAAGCTGGACATTGTGGTGCCCTTTGAGGGGGGCCAAACGGGCTTTCTGGCGGACGACGAGTACAGCTATGCAGAAGCGATGGAGCGGATCTTGGCTCTGTCCTCCACCAGCCGGTTGCAGATCAGGCGCATTGCCCGTCAGTCAGTGGTTCGCTTCTCAGACGAGGAGTTTGAAGCCTGCTTCCTTGCTGCTATGGAGCCTCTGATGGGAACACTTGAACGATGA